A region of the Nocardia nova SH22a genome:
TTGGTCGCGCTGTCGGCGATGTCGGGGAAGGTGTCGATATTGATCAGGGTCGGCACGAGCGCGGTGCCGTGCGCGACCATCATTTCGATGGTCTCACCGGTCAGGCCGGTGCCGTGTTCGAGGCAATCGATTCCGGCGCCGATCAGTCCGGGCAGCGCGTCCTCGCCGAAGACGTGCGCGGTGACGCGGGCGCCCTCGCGATGCGCCGCATCGATGGCCTCCTTCAGCACCGCGTCGCTCCACAGCGGGGCCAGATCACCGACCGAGCGATCGATCCAGTCGCCGACGATCTTGACCCAGCCATCGCCCAGGCGCGCCTGTTCGGCGACGATCTCGGGCAGATCGCGCTCGTCGTCGAGTTCGATACCGAGTTCGCGGATGTAGCGCTTGGGCCGCGCGATGTGACGACCGGCGCGGATGATCTTCGGCAGCTCGTGGTGGTCGTCGATGAACCGTGTGTCGATGGGCGATCCGGCGTCGCGCAGCAGCAGAGCGCCCGCATCGCGCTCGACCTCGGCCTGCGCGATCGCCCCCTCGTGATCCTCGTGGCCGCCGCCGTAACGGATGCCCACGTGGCAGTGCGCGTCGACCAGGCCGGGCACGATCCAGCCTGTGTCGCAGAGGGTTTCGGCATCACGAACCGGCTCGAAGGAGATCACGCCGTCACGCACCCAGAGATCGCGTACCTCGTCGTCGGGAAGTACGACTCCTCGCAGATGCATCCGCATACCGCCTCCTGACTTCCGTCGTCGATCCGCTGCGCGGCCGTCGAGCCCCAACGTACCGGCGTGATCCGGCCCCCGCATTCGACTACGAACCGCACGTGCCCCGGCCGACCACCGGACAACGCACAGGGATGTCCATCCCGCCAGACGCACACCCTTCCAGCGACGACAGGGGCGGCGACCGACCGGAAGTGAAACCCCCGAGGCCGGGTGACCGACCGGGAGACGCGGGCAGTCGGTAACCCGATACACGAAGCGAGCGGTGCCCTTCGGCACCGCTCGCTTCGCATCGTTCAGTTCTTGGGGAACTTCAGCTTCGACAGATCGAAGCCCTCCAACCCCGGCGGCAGCTCATCCAGCCCCGCGGGCATGTTCGACAGATCCGGCATCCCGGCCGCGGGCATCCCCGGCATTCCCGGCGGCATACCGGGCATCCCCGGGAAACCGCCGCGCATCCCCTTCGGCGGGGTCGGTCCGCGCCCGCCCTTCTTGCCCTTCTTCCCCTTCTTGCCCTTGGTGTTGTTGCGGCGCGCACCCGGCATGCCCATCTGGCGGCCCATGGCGGCCATCATCTTGCGGGCCTCGAAGAAGCGGTCGACGAGCTGGTTGACATCGGTGACCGTGACGCCGGAGCCGTTGGCGATGCGCAGGCGGCGGGAGGCGTTGATGATCTTCGGGTTGGCGCGTTCGGCGGGCGTCATACCGCGAATGATCGCCTGCACCCGATCGAGCTGTTTGTCGTCGACCTGGGCGAGCACATCCTTCATCTGCCCGGCGCCGGGGAGCATGCCGAGCAGGTTGCCGATCGGGCCCATCTTGCGGATGGCCAGCATCTGATCGAGGAAGTCCTCGAGGGTCAGCTCACCGGAGCCGATCTTGCGGGCGGCCTCCTCGGCCTGCTGCTGGTCGTAGACCTGCTCGGCCTGCTCGATCAGCGTGAGCAGATCGCCCATGCCGAGGATGCGGCTGGACATGCGGTCGGGGTGGAAGACGTCGAAGTCCTCGAGCTTCTCACCGGTGGACGCGAACAGGATCGGCATGCCGGTCACTTCGCGCACCGACAGCGCGGCGCCACCGCGGGCGTCACCGTCGAGTTTGGTCAGCACGACGCCGGTGAAGCCGACACCGTCGCGGAACGCCTCGGCGGTGGAGACGGCGTCCTGGCCGATCATGGCGTCGAGGACGAACAGGGTCTCGTCCGGCTGGACCGCATCCCGGATTCCGGCGGCCTGACGCATCAGTTCCTCGTCGATGCCGAGGCGTCCGGCGGTGTCGACGATGACGATGTCGTAGTGCTTCTGCTTCGCTTCCTCGATACCGGCCTCGGCGACGCGGATCGGATCGGCGGCCGTGACGCCGAGAGCGTTCTCACCACCACCCACGGATGTACCCGGATGCGGCGCGAACACCGGCACACCGGCGCGCTCACCGACCACCTGCAACTGCGTGACGGCACCCGGCCGCTGCAGGTCACAGGCGACCAGCAGCGGTGTATGCCCCTGGCCCTTGAGCCATTTGGCCAGCTTGCCCGCCAGCGTGGTCTTACCGGCGCCCTGCAGACCGGCCAGCATGACGACCGTCGGCGGGGTCTTGGCGTACTGCAGGCGGCGGGTCTCACCGCCGAGAATGCCGATCAGTTCCTCGTTGACGATCTTGACGACCTGCTGGGCCGGGTTCAGCGCACCGGAGACCTCGGCGCCCTTGGCGCGTTCCTTGATGCGGGCGATGAACTGCCGCACCACGGGCAGCGCGACATCGGCCTCGAGCAGTGCCAGCCGGATCTCGCGCGCGGTCGCGTCGATATCGGCCGGCGACAGGCGTCCCTTGCCACGCAGATCCTTCAGGGCACCGGTCAACCGGTCGGACAGGGATTCGAACACCGATCGCGCTCCTGTGTCTTGTCAAGGGACGTCACTCGGGTTACCAGCGTACGGGCAACTCGGCGATCGGTGGATCCGCCCTGGGTGAGACCTATGACAACGAGTCGCGCCGCCGCCGTCGCGGGCGGCTGATGTCGTGCTGTTCGATGGCCACCAGATAGACCGCCTCGCGGGCGGTCAGCCCCAGTTGCAGCGCCATGGCGTCGAGGTCGGCCCAGTTCGGGGCGCCGTCGGACAGGGCACCCGCCAGCGCCATCGCGGCGACCGCCTGGGTGCCGGTCAGGGTGCGGCCGGGGAGCCACGACACCACCCAGCGATCACCCCCTACGCAACGTGCGATGTGCTGTGACGAATCACTGGTGATCATGGATGCGGATACGACCTCGATTGCCATCGACCTGCTCCCCTCAACGCACCCCACTCGCCGGATAGGTACTAGCAACAGCTCGGATCGGGAACAACGTCAGAATCCACACCGATCCTAAAGTGGTGGACATCACATCCAGTGGAGGTTGTCGCAACAATCCGGTTAACCAATCGGCGACCAGTCGACCAGCTTCCGCCGTAACCGGGATATCGGTCGGGAAACCTATCCGGCATCCGCATCGGTGTCCGTTTCGCTCGGTTTCTTCGGTTCCTGGTGCGGGACCACCGCCAGCAATGCGGCCTCGATCTCCCGGCGGCGCGGCTCGGAGTCGTCGTCGAGCCGGAGGCTGAAGGCGTCGACCACCACCGATCCCATCGTCACGGCCTTGGCCCATCGCACATCGGCGCCCTGTGCGGCCAGTGCCGCGGCGAGCCGGCTGAGCAGTCCGACGCGATCCTCGGCCCGCAATTCGAGCAGGACCCGCCCGGGCCGATCGGTATCGGTCCAGATCACCCTGGGCTGCGCCTGGGCGTAGGGACTGGTCCGCGACGAGGCTTCCTTCTCCTTGTCCGCCAGTGCCGCGGCCAGTTTCAGATCGCCGTTGATCGCCCGGATCAGTTCCTGGCGCAGCAGACCCGCATCGGGCGGATCACCGAAATTCGGGGTGACCACGAAGGTGTCGATCGCGATCCCGCCGAAGGCCGACAACGTCGCCGAGAGCACCCGCAGCGAATGCAGGGCCAGCACCCCCGCCGCCTCCGACAGCAGACCGGGGGTGTCCGGAGCGGCGACGGTGACGATGTGGGTGTAGCGGCCGTCGCCGGGGCGCAGGTCCACATACACCCCACCGGCCGCGACCCGGTCCAGCACCACCGGCTCCAACTCCACCGGTGCGGGCGAATCACCGTGCGGCACCGGCTCTCCCGCCAGCGCCGATCGCGACCGGCGGACGAGTTCACCGATCAGCGACGCCTTCCACTCACCCCACACACCCGGCCCGGTGGCCAGCGAATCGGCCTCGGCGAGGGTGTGCAGCAGTTCGAGTACCTGCCGATCACCGTCCAGCGCGTCGACCACCCGTGCAGCGGTCGCCGGATCCCCCAGATCCCGGCGGGTCGCGGTTTCGGGGAGCAGCAGATGGTGGCGCACTATCACCGACAGGCTGTGCACGTCCTCGGGCCACAGGCCGAGCCTGCGACCGATCCGGACGGCCAGTTCGGCGCCCACGATGCTGTGATCCTCGGTGCGCCCCTTGCCGATATCGTGCAGCAGCGCACCCAGCAGCAGCAGGTCCGGACGGGCCACCCGGGTACTCATGGCACTGGCGTAGGCGACCGTCTCCACCAGATGCCGATCGACGGTCCAGGTGTGGACGGCGTCGCGGGGCGGCAGATCGCGGACCGCTCCCCATTCCGGAAACAGCCTGCCCCACAGCCCGGTTCGGTCCAGGGCCTCGACGGCATCGATGGCGGCGCGGCCGGAGCCCAGCAGGATCAGCAGATCGTTGAGGGCCTCCCGCGGCCACGGCTCCCGCAGTTCGGGCGCGTCCTCGGACAGCCGGTTGAGGGTGGTGGCCGACATCGGCAGGCCGGTGCGCGCGGAGGCGGCCGCCACCCGCAGGATCAGCCCCGGATCGCGTTGCGGCCGGGCGTCGCGCGCCAGCACCACCTCACCGGCATGTTCGACCACGCCCTCGTCGAGCGGGCGGCGCACCGGCAGGCGGCGCAGCCGGGCCAGACCGCGCCGGGGCAGGGCATTCCCGGCGGTGCGCACACCGACGTCCACCGAATAGACGACCGTGCGGGCGGCATCGCTGAGGGTGCGGGCCAGATCGAACCGGTCACCGATGCGCAGCGCCGCGCCGATCTCGTCGGCGTCCTGGGCGCGCAGCTGGTCCCGGGAGCGTCCGGCCACCCGGTGCAGTTCGGTCCGCACATCGAGCAGTTTGCGGTGCGCGGCCTCCAGACCGCCACCGGGAACGTCGGGTCCGAGTCCCGGAACGGCGTCGGTGAGCTGAGCGATGGCCAAGGCGTCGAGCAGCTGGATATCGCGCAGGCCGCCGCGGCCGTTCTTGAGATCGGGTTCGGCGCGATGGGCCACCTCACCGTTGCGCTTCCAGCGCGCCTGGGCCTGCTCCACCAATTCGCCGAAGCGGGAACGGATTCCGGTCCGCCACTCCCGCCGGACACCGCCGATGAGCAGATTGCTCAGCTCGGCGTCGCCGACGATGTGGCGGGCATCCAGCATGCCGAGCGCGGCGGTGAGGTCACCGGCGGCCACCCGCAGCGCCTGCGGCACCGTGCGCACGCTGTGATCGAGTTTGATGTGGGCGTCCCACAGCGGATACCAGAGCCGGTCGGCCACCTCCGCGACCCGTGCGGGATCGACATCGTCGTGCAGCAGCACCAGATCCAGATCCGAGTACGGCAGCATCTCGCGCCGCCCCAACCCGCCCACGGCGACGATCGCGAGCCCGCTGTCGGAGGTGATCCCGAGCTCCGCGCCCTTACCGGTCAACCACAGCTCGTGCAGATCGACCAGCGCCTGGCGCAGCGCGTCGGCGGGCAATCGCGGACGCCGCGGATCCTCGCCGCCGAGCAGCCGATCGCGTGCGGCCACCAGATCCTTGGCGCCATCGGACAATCCGATGCCGTCGGACGATTCGTCACTCATATCCCAACCACCACCCGTTCACACGGGCAGCCCCGTCCCCCGCCGGCGACCGGCAGGGAGCGGGGCTGCCCGAATCTCTCATCTACAGTGCGTCGCCACCACGTTCACCGGTCCGGACGCGGATCACCGATTCCACCGGGGTGACCCACACCTTGCCGTCACCGATCTTGCCGGTGCGGGCGGCCTCGACGACCACCTCGACGACCTTCTCGACCGAGGCGTCGTCCACGACGACCTCGACCCGGACCTTCGGAACGAAATCCACCGAATACTCGGCACCCCGGTAGACCTCGGTGTGCCCCTTCTGCCGGCCGTACCCCTGGACCTCGCTGACCGTCATCCCCAGCACACCGGCCTGCTCGAGCGCGGACTTGACGTCCTCGAGCGTGAACGGTTTGACGATTGCAGTGATCAGTTTCATTGCGTCATGCCTCCTTGACGGCGGTACGTGCCGTGCCACCCACAGCAGCGAAATCGTATGACGTCTCCGCGTGCTCCGACTCGTCCATACCCCGGAACTCCTCTTCCTCGGAGGCCCGGATGCCGATCGTGTACTTGATGATCAGACCGATGATCAATGAAACGACGAAGGAGAACGCGAGCACGGTGAAGGCCCCGACAGCCTGCTTTCCGAGCTGATCGAAACCGCCGCCGTAGAACAGGCCCTTCGCACCCGAAGCGCCCGCGCCGGATTCCGGAGTCAGGAACAGACCGATCAGCAGCGTACCGACAACACCACCGACCAGGTGCACACCGACGACGTCGAGCGAGTCGTCGAAGCCGAACTTGAACTTCAGGCCGACCGCCAGGGCGCACAGCGCACCGGCCACCGCACCGATCACCAGCGCACCCAGCACGTTCACCGACGAGCAGGACGGGGTGATCGCGACCAGTCCGGCCACGATGCCCGAGGCCGCGCCGAGGCTGGTGGGCTTGCCGTCGCGGATCTTCTCCACGACCAGCCAGGCGAGCATGGCCGCGCAGGTGGCGAAGGTGGTGGTCAGGAAGGTCGAACCGGCCAGGCCGTTGGAGCTCACCGAGGAACCGGCGTTGAATCCGAACCAGCCGAACCACAGCAGACCGGCGCCGAGCATCACGAAGGGCAGATTGTGCGGGCGCATCGGGGTCTTCGGCCAGCCCTTGCGGCGGCCGAGCACCAGGGCGAGCGCCAGACCCGCGGCACCGGCGTTGATGTGCACCGCGGTACCACCCGCGAAGTCGATGGCCTGCAGTTTGTTCGCGATCCAGCCGCCGTGGTGGACGATGTTGCCCGCGGCGTCCTTGACATCGAAGTCGAAGACCCAGTGCGCGACCGGGAAGTAGACGATGGTCGACCACACCACCGCGAAGACCACCCAGGCGCGGAACTTCATGCGATCGGCGACCGCACCCGAGATCAGCGCGACGGTGATGATGGCGAACATCAGCTGGAACGCGACGAACACCGTCATCGGGATGGTTCCGGCGAGCGGAATGTTGACCTGGTCGACCGCGGCCGCACCGGTCGACGGATCGGCGGGACTCGCCTTGACCCCATTACTTCCGATCAGGCCCTTCAGGCCGAAGAACTGTCCTGGATTGCCGATCAGACCGAACTTGTTGTCGCCGAATGCCTCGGAGAACCCGTACAGGGCCCACAACACACCGATGATGCCCATCGCGCTGATGCTCATCATGATCATGTTGAGGACGTTCTTCGAGCGGACCATACCGCCGTAGAAGAACGCCAGCCCCGGGGTCATCAACAACACGAGCGCAGCGCTCGCCAGCATCCATGCGGTGTCGCCGGTGTCGGGCACACCGAGCAAGGGATACGCCACCTTGATCCTCCTCATCTCGGGCCCGGCCGAACTGCGGCAAACGAGCCTGCACGCAAGGGTCGCCAGCCGGTGTTTCATCCGTGCCGCCGCGATGTTTCGCATGCGTGAACGGATTCGCCCGCCGTGTTGCTTCCACGTTTCACGGCTCACACCGACGTTT
Encoded here:
- a CDS encoding ammonium transporter produces the protein MRRIKVAYPLLGVPDTGDTAWMLASAALVLLMTPGLAFFYGGMVRSKNVLNMIMMSISAMGIIGVLWALYGFSEAFGDNKFGLIGNPGQFFGLKGLIGSNGVKASPADPSTGAAAVDQVNIPLAGTIPMTVFVAFQLMFAIITVALISGAVADRMKFRAWVVFAVVWSTIVYFPVAHWVFDFDVKDAAGNIVHHGGWIANKLQAIDFAGGTAVHINAGAAGLALALVLGRRKGWPKTPMRPHNLPFVMLGAGLLWFGWFGFNAGSSVSSNGLAGSTFLTTTFATCAAMLAWLVVEKIRDGKPTSLGAASGIVAGLVAITPSCSSVNVLGALVIGAVAGALCALAVGLKFKFGFDDSLDVVGVHLVGGVVGTLLIGLFLTPESGAGASGAKGLFYGGGFDQLGKQAVGAFTVLAFSFVVSLIIGLIIKYTIGIRASEEEEFRGMDESEHAETSYDFAAVGGTARTAVKEA
- the ffh gene encoding signal recognition particle protein, giving the protein MFESLSDRLTGALKDLRGKGRLSPADIDATAREIRLALLEADVALPVVRQFIARIKERAKGAEVSGALNPAQQVVKIVNEELIGILGGETRRLQYAKTPPTVVMLAGLQGAGKTTLAGKLAKWLKGQGHTPLLVACDLQRPGAVTQLQVVGERAGVPVFAPHPGTSVGGGENALGVTAADPIRVAEAGIEEAKQKHYDIVIVDTAGRLGIDEELMRQAAGIRDAVQPDETLFVLDAMIGQDAVSTAEAFRDGVGFTGVVLTKLDGDARGGAALSVREVTGMPILFASTGEKLEDFDVFHPDRMSSRILGMGDLLTLIEQAEQVYDQQQAEEAARKIGSGELTLEDFLDQMLAIRKMGPIGNLLGMLPGAGQMKDVLAQVDDKQLDRVQAIIRGMTPAERANPKIINASRRLRIANGSGVTVTDVNQLVDRFFEARKMMAAMGRQMGMPGARRNNTKGKKGKKGKKGGRGPTPPKGMRGGFPGMPGMPPGMPGMPAAGMPDLSNMPAGLDELPPGLEGFDLSKLKFPKN
- a CDS encoding P-II family nitrogen regulator; this translates as MKLITAIVKPFTLEDVKSALEQAGVLGMTVSEVQGYGRQKGHTEVYRGAEYSVDFVPKVRVEVVVDDASVEKVVEVVVEAARTGKIGDGKVWVTPVESVIRVRTGERGGDAL
- a CDS encoding [protein-PII] uridylyltransferase, giving the protein MSDESSDGIGLSDGAKDLVAARDRLLGGEDPRRPRLPADALRQALVDLHELWLTGKGAELGITSDSGLAIVAVGGLGRREMLPYSDLDLVLLHDDVDPARVAEVADRLWYPLWDAHIKLDHSVRTVPQALRVAAGDLTAALGMLDARHIVGDAELSNLLIGGVRREWRTGIRSRFGELVEQAQARWKRNGEVAHRAEPDLKNGRGGLRDIQLLDALAIAQLTDAVPGLGPDVPGGGLEAAHRKLLDVRTELHRVAGRSRDQLRAQDADEIGAALRIGDRFDLARTLSDAARTVVYSVDVGVRTAGNALPRRGLARLRRLPVRRPLDEGVVEHAGEVVLARDARPQRDPGLILRVAAASARTGLPMSATTLNRLSEDAPELREPWPREALNDLLILLGSGRAAIDAVEALDRTGLWGRLFPEWGAVRDLPPRDAVHTWTVDRHLVETVAYASAMSTRVARPDLLLLGALLHDIGKGRTEDHSIVGAELAVRIGRRLGLWPEDVHSLSVIVRHHLLLPETATRRDLGDPATAARVVDALDGDRQVLELLHTLAEADSLATGPGVWGEWKASLIGELVRRSRSALAGEPVPHGDSPAPVELEPVVLDRVAAGGVYVDLRPGDGRYTHIVTVAAPDTPGLLSEAAGVLALHSLRVLSATLSAFGGIAIDTFVVTPNFGDPPDAGLLRQELIRAINGDLKLAAALADKEKEASSRTSPYAQAQPRVIWTDTDRPGRVLLELRAEDRVGLLSRLAAALAAQGADVRWAKAVTMGSVVVDAFSLRLDDDSEPRRREIEAALLAVVPHQEPKKPSETDTDADAG
- a CDS encoding amidohydrolase family protein gives rise to the protein MHLRGVVLPDDEVRDLWVRDGVISFEPVRDAETLCDTGWIVPGLVDAHCHVGIRYGGGHEDHEGAIAQAEVERDAGALLLRDAGSPIDTRFIDDHHELPKIIRAGRHIARPKRYIRELGIELDDERDLPEIVAEQARLGDGWVKIVGDWIDRSVGDLAPLWSDAVLKEAIDAAHREGARVTAHVFGEDALPGLIGAGIDCLEHGTGLTGETIEMMVAHGTALVPTLINIDTFPDIADSATKFPVYAAHMRDLHRRVRDTVADAHAAGVPIYTGTDAGGSIRHGRIADEIEALAGAGLSRHDALGAASWGAREWLGRPGIEAGAPADFVVYRTDPRSSRDALDAPAYVVLRGRVYPGRDPVTGHR